A portion of the Staphylococcus felis genome contains these proteins:
- a CDS encoding response regulator transcription factor: MVKVLIVEDEQNLARFIELELKHENYEVDIQYDGQSGLHKALQQDYDLILLDLMLPEMDGLEVCKRIRKHKSTPIIIITAKGEIYDKVTGLDYGADDYIVKPFEIEELLARMRARIRRSSNQITQSNIINIDGLTIDKDAFNVTCNNEKLELTKTEFDLLLLLAENKNHVLHREQILDHVWGYESVVETNVVDVYIRYLRNKLKAYNKQKLIETVRGVGYVIRQ; this comes from the coding sequence ATGGTAAAAGTATTAATAGTAGAGGATGAACAAAACTTAGCTCGTTTTATTGAACTGGAATTAAAACATGAAAATTATGAGGTTGATATACAATATGATGGTCAATCAGGATTACATAAAGCCTTACAACAAGATTATGATTTAATTTTGTTAGATTTAATGCTCCCCGAAATGGATGGCCTTGAAGTATGTAAAAGAATTCGAAAACATAAAAGTACACCTATCATTATTATCACAGCAAAAGGTGAGATTTACGATAAAGTTACAGGTCTAGATTATGGTGCTGATGATTATATCGTTAAACCTTTTGAAATTGAGGAACTACTCGCAAGAATGCGTGCAAGAATACGTCGCTCATCTAACCAAATCACCCAATCTAATATCATTAATATAGATGGATTAACCATTGACAAAGACGCTTTTAATGTTACTTGTAATAATGAAAAGTTGGAATTAACTAAAACAGAATTCGACTTGCTTCTTTTATTAGCAGAAAACAAAAACCATGTCCTACATCGTGAACAAATTTTAGATCATGTATGGGGATATGAATCAGTAGTTGAAACAAATGTAGTGGATGTGTATATCCGATACTTACGAAACAAATTAAAAGCATACAACAAACAGAAATTAATCGAAACCGTTCGTGGTGTTGGGTATGTGATAAGGCAATGA
- the msrB gene encoding peptide-methionine (R)-S-oxide reductase MsrB translates to MIKKNKSELTDLEYLVTQQDGTEPPFDNEYWNHYEKGIYVDKISGKPLFTSEDKFESNCGWPSFSKAIDDQDIIQLVDKSFGMIRTEVRSEDSNSHLGHVFNDGPKERGGLRYCINSAAIQFIPYDKLEELGYGDVIKLFD, encoded by the coding sequence ATGATCAAAAAAAATAAAAGTGAATTAACAGATTTAGAGTATCTGGTGACACAACAAGATGGTACAGAACCACCCTTCGACAATGAATATTGGAATCATTATGAAAAAGGTATATATGTCGATAAAATTTCCGGCAAGCCTTTATTTACATCAGAAGATAAATTCGAATCAAATTGCGGATGGCCAAGTTTCTCTAAAGCAATAGATGATCAAGACATTATTCAACTAGTAGATAAATCATTTGGAATGATTAGAACAGAAGTACGATCAGAAGATAGTAACAGTCATCTAGGTCATGTGTTTAACGATGGACCAAAAGAACGCGGTGGATTACGTTACTGCATTAATTCGGCAGCAATTCAATTTATTCCTTATGATAAACTTGAAGAGTTAGGCTATGGCGATGTCATCAAGCTATTTGATTAA
- the brxA gene encoding bacilliredoxin BrxA yields MNAYDAYMKELAAQMRSELTGNGFESLESDDAVTNYMEQVNQDDTTFVVINSTCGCAAGLARPAAVAVAEQNDRKPSNKVTVFAGQDKAATEKMREYIQQVPSSPSFALFKGTNLVHFMPREHIEGRDINDIAMDLKDAFDTHC; encoded by the coding sequence ATGAATGCATACGACGCTTATATGAAAGAGCTTGCTGCACAAATGCGCAGTGAATTAACAGGGAATGGTTTTGAAAGTCTAGAATCTGACGATGCAGTCACAAATTATATGGAGCAAGTAAATCAGGATGACACTACCTTTGTAGTCATCAATTCAACTTGTGGTTGCGCTGCAGGTTTGGCACGTCCAGCTGCAGTTGCAGTTGCCGAGCAAAATGACCGTAAACCTTCGAACAAAGTCACTGTGTTTGCTGGGCAAGACAAAGCTGCTACAGAAAAAATGAGAGAATATATACAACAAGTTCCTTCAAGTCCATCTTTTGCACTATTTAAAGGTACTAATTTAGTCCACTTTATGCCTCGAGAACATATTGAAGGTCGTGACATTAACGATATCGCAATGGATTTAAAAGATGCTTTCGATACACATTGTTAA
- the msrA gene encoding peptide-methionine (S)-S-oxide reductase MsrA — protein MAYATLAGGCFWCLVKPFTSYDGIKKITSGYSGGHTENPTYEEVCSNTTGHVEAVQIEYDDSVISFGSILDIYFKTFDPTDKNGQFFDRGESYRPVIFYHDDNQKDVAEQKIQSLNAQNIFDKPIVTPVEPYRNFYPAEDYHQDYYKKNPMHYEQYQKGSGRKAFIENHWGTQS, from the coding sequence ATGGCATATGCAACACTGGCAGGTGGTTGTTTTTGGTGCTTGGTCAAACCATTTACAAGCTATGATGGTATTAAAAAAATTACTTCTGGATATAGTGGAGGACATACCGAAAATCCTACTTATGAGGAAGTATGCTCAAATACAACAGGGCATGTGGAAGCTGTTCAAATAGAATATGATGATTCAGTCATTTCCTTTGGCTCTATCCTTGATATCTACTTTAAAACATTCGATCCTACTGACAAAAATGGTCAATTTTTTGATAGAGGCGAAAGTTACAGACCTGTGATTTTTTATCATGATGACAATCAAAAAGATGTCGCAGAACAAAAAATACAGTCATTAAATGCTCAAAATATTTTTGATAAGCCTATCGTGACACCGGTTGAGCCTTATCGGAATTTTTATCCGGCAGAAGACTATCATCAAGATTATTATAAAAAGAACCCAATGCATTATGAACAGTATCAAAAAGGCTCAGGACGTAAAGCATTTATCGAAAACCACTGGGGGACTCAATCATGA
- a CDS encoding undecaprenyldiphospho-muramoylpentapeptide beta-N-acetylglucosaminyltransferase yields the protein MVKIAFTGGGTVGHVSVNLSLIPTAEAKGHQTFYIGSKTGIERDMITSQLPHTPYYVISSGKLRRYLSFENIKDIFKVLKGIVDARKILKREKPDIVFSKGGFVSVPVVLAAKSLNIPTIIHESDLTPGLANKIALKFAKKLYTTFEETLKYVPSTKADFIGAIVRDDLKNGNAERGYQLTKLSPHKKTLLVMGGSMGSSKINQAIRKNLDTLLSKYQVIHLTGKGLKENAIQKEGYVQYEFVKEELTDLLAITDFVISRAGSNAIYEFLTLRIPMLLIPLGLDQSRGDQIDNAKFFEAQGYSIMLDESELNADTLNDSISMLSQNREQYLEKMMSFNESYTKDALLEKILKDALN from the coding sequence ATGGTAAAAATAGCATTCACTGGTGGTGGCACTGTAGGCCATGTATCAGTCAATTTAAGCTTAATTCCTACAGCTGAAGCAAAGGGGCATCAAACGTTTTATATCGGATCTAAAACTGGGATTGAACGTGACATGATTACTTCTCAACTCCCACATACACCTTATTATGTCATTTCAAGTGGTAAATTACGTCGTTATCTATCATTTGAAAATATTAAAGACATTTTTAAAGTTTTAAAAGGGATAGTTGATGCTCGTAAGATTTTAAAACGGGAAAAGCCAGATATTGTTTTTTCTAAAGGGGGATTTGTTTCAGTTCCAGTAGTATTAGCAGCTAAGTCATTAAACATTCCTACAATTATACATGAATCTGATTTAACTCCTGGTTTAGCAAACAAAATCGCTTTGAAGTTTGCCAAAAAACTTTACACGACCTTTGAAGAAACACTTAAATACGTGCCTAGTACAAAAGCTGATTTTATAGGTGCAATCGTACGTGATGATTTAAAAAATGGGAATGCTGAAAGAGGCTACCAATTAACAAAACTTTCTCCCCATAAAAAGACTTTATTAGTGATGGGTGGAAGTATGGGTAGCTCAAAAATAAACCAAGCTATTCGTAAGAACCTAGATACATTACTCTCAAAATACCAAGTTATTCATTTGACCGGTAAAGGGCTTAAAGAAAATGCTATCCAAAAAGAAGGATATGTACAATATGAGTTTGTTAAAGAGGAGCTCACTGATTTGTTAGCTATTACAGACTTTGTTATTTCTAGAGCAGGATCTAATGCCATTTATGAGTTTTTAACATTGCGTATACCTATGTTACTAATCCCTTTAGGCCTAGACCAATCAAGAGGAGATCAAATTGACAACGCCAAATTTTTTGAAGCACAAGGATACTCTATAATGTTAGATGAATCTGAACTCAACGCAGATACATTAAATGACTCTATTAGCATGTTAAGCCAAAATCGAGAGCAGTATTTAGAAAAAATGATGTCGTTTAATGAAAGTTATACAAAAGATGCACTACTTGAAAAGATTTTAAAAGATGCATTGAACTAG
- a CDS encoding thymidylate synthase, with the protein MNSFDSTYHDLCKEILEVGNTRDDRTATGTISKFGHQMRFDLSKGFPLLTTKKVSFKLIATELIWFIRGDTNLRYLLQYNNNIWNEWAFENYINSSSYNGPDMTNFGHRAQTDSAFRDVYKAEMESFKSKILNDDAFMAKFGDLGNVYGKQWRNWIGPNGEVIDQLKNVIEQLKNNPNSRRHIISAWNPAEIDSMALPPCHTLFQFYVEDHQLSCQLYQRSADVFLGVPFNIASYALLTHLIARECGYEVGEFVHTIGDAHIYSNHIDAIQTQLKRTSYSAPELIIHSNRSIFDIEYEDLEIKNYQSHPSIKAPIAV; encoded by the coding sequence ATGAATTCATTTGATTCTACTTATCATGACTTATGCAAGGAAATATTAGAGGTCGGAAATACTCGTGACGATCGTACAGCTACAGGAACAATATCAAAGTTTGGCCACCAAATGCGCTTTGACTTATCAAAGGGATTTCCATTACTAACAACCAAAAAAGTCTCTTTTAAGCTTATAGCCACAGAACTCATTTGGTTTATTCGAGGCGATACAAATTTAAGATATTTATTACAATATAATAATAACATTTGGAATGAATGGGCTTTTGAAAATTATATTAATAGTTCATCATATAACGGCCCTGACATGACGAACTTTGGACATAGAGCACAAACGGATTCAGCATTTAGAGATGTTTATAAAGCCGAAATGGAATCATTCAAATCTAAAATTTTAAATGATGATGCTTTCATGGCTAAATTTGGTGACTTAGGTAATGTATATGGCAAACAATGGCGTAATTGGATAGGCCCAAATGGTGAAGTAATTGACCAATTAAAAAATGTAATCGAGCAACTTAAAAATAATCCGAACTCAAGACGTCATATTATAAGTGCTTGGAATCCTGCTGAAATAGACTCGATGGCTTTACCACCATGTCACACATTATTTCAATTTTATGTTGAAGATCATCAATTAAGTTGCCAACTCTATCAAAGAAGCGCCGATGTTTTTCTAGGAGTGCCTTTTAACATTGCTAGTTACGCTTTATTAACGCATCTCATAGCGAGAGAGTGTGGTTATGAAGTGGGAGAATTTGTTCATACAATAGGAGATGCACATATCTATAGCAATCATATTGACGCTATACAAACACAACTAAAGCGAACAAGTTATAGTGCTCCTGAACTCATCATTCATTCAAACCGTTCTATTTTTGATATTGAATATGAAGATTTAGAAATCAAGAATTATCAATCCCATCCGTCTATCAAAGCACCAATTGCAGTTTAA
- a CDS encoding DegV family protein → MQKIIVTDSTSDLDSSFLEAHHVHVIPLSVTINGKTYEDQKDISSESFVNYLEDDTNDLKTSQPPIGKFVEKYESLAKQGYEIISIHLSSGLSGTYQTALQASQMVDGKITVIDSKSISHGLGYQLKYLINWVEAGLSTEEIINKIAKLQKNIKLFVIIGQLDQLVKGGRISKTKGIIGNLIKIKPIGELVDGNLEMIHNARTQGACIKHIVNELSPFIGNDTVESVGISHANAPSFLEKIKEKLDDTFNIQHFDESSTTPVISTHTGTGAIGLVVLKNSTHI, encoded by the coding sequence ATGCAAAAAATTATAGTTACAGATTCTACATCGGATTTAGATTCGTCTTTTTTAGAAGCACATCACGTCCACGTTATACCATTAAGTGTTACAATTAATGGCAAGACGTATGAAGATCAAAAGGATATATCTTCTGAATCATTCGTCAATTATTTAGAAGACGACACAAATGATTTAAAAACGAGCCAACCTCCTATAGGGAAATTCGTAGAAAAATATGAATCACTTGCAAAACAAGGATATGAAATTATCAGTATTCATTTATCTTCAGGCTTAAGTGGCACATACCAAACTGCGCTCCAAGCCAGTCAAATGGTCGACGGTAAGATTACTGTTATTGATTCTAAATCAATTTCACACGGCCTAGGTTATCAACTTAAGTATTTAATCAATTGGGTTGAAGCTGGTTTATCCACTGAAGAAATCATAAATAAAATTGCAAAATTACAAAAAAACATTAAGCTTTTTGTGATTATCGGACAACTTGATCAACTCGTTAAAGGTGGCCGTATTAGCAAAACAAAAGGAATCATTGGAAATTTAATCAAAATCAAACCGATTGGTGAGTTAGTTGATGGAAATCTTGAAATGATTCATAATGCAAGAACACAAGGAGCATGTATCAAACATATTGTTAATGAACTTTCACCATTTATTGGTAATGATACTGTCGAATCAGTTGGAATATCTCATGCGAATGCGCCTAGTTTTCTAGAAAAAATTAAAGAAAAGCTAGATGATACATTTAATATTCAACATTTTGACGAAAGTAGTACAACACCGGTTATTTCTACACATACTGGTACCGGTGCAATCGGATTAGTTGTTCTCAAAAATTCAACTCATATTTAA
- a CDS encoding YozE family protein, producing the protein MKDASFYQFALTVRGRSDEKGHLAELIYDDLSFPKYETSFNVLSEHIETHGNYTIPMTVFDDLFEEYQEWLQF; encoded by the coding sequence ATGAAAGACGCTTCTTTCTATCAATTTGCACTAACAGTCAGGGGGCGTTCTGATGAGAAAGGTCACCTTGCCGAATTAATTTATGATGATCTTTCTTTCCCAAAGTATGAAACGTCTTTCAATGTACTTTCAGAACATATTGAAACACATGGTAACTATACAATACCAATGACAGTTTTTGATGATTTATTTGAAGAGTATCAAGAATGGCTTCAATTTTAA
- a CDS encoding dihydrofolate reductase — protein MTLSILVAHDQNRGIGYQNQLPWHLPNDLKHVKNLTTGHTLVMGRATYESIGKPLPNRRNVVLTRNKDFHPEGVEVIHHIDEIKQLDGHVFIFGGQTLFEVLIDQVDDMYITVIEDQFQVDTFFPPYRFDDWTVESAIEGVVDEKNKYAHTFLHLVRK, from the coding sequence ATGACACTATCAATTTTAGTCGCTCACGACCAAAATAGAGGTATTGGATATCAAAATCAATTACCATGGCACTTACCAAACGATTTGAAACACGTCAAAAATCTAACAACTGGTCATACACTGGTCATGGGACGTGCAACATATGAATCAATAGGTAAACCTTTACCTAATCGGCGAAATGTAGTACTGACTCGAAATAAAGACTTTCATCCAGAAGGTGTAGAAGTCATACATCATATTGACGAAATCAAACAACTAGACGGTCATGTCTTTATATTTGGTGGTCAAACACTATTTGAAGTATTGATAGATCAAGTTGATGACATGTATATCACCGTGATTGAAGATCAATTTCAAGTCGATACATTTTTCCCACCTTATCGCTTTGATGACTGGACAGTCGAGTCAGCCATAGAAGGGGTTGTAGATGAGAAAAACAAATATGCGCATACTTTTTTACACTTAGTAAGAAAGTAA
- a CDS encoding PTS sugar transporter subunit IIA, translating to MFKKLFGNHKNMSKDVNIFSPITGQYVKIEDIPDPVFAQKMMGEGFGIQPTEGLVVSPVEGIVDNVFPTKHAIGLKTDNGLEVLVHIGIDTVQLNGEGFEMFVSSGDRVSVGDKLVQFDIDFINQNAKSTISPVIITNTDSTESIEVLDSESLKRGESKVIDVKLS from the coding sequence ATGTTTAAAAAATTATTTGGTAATCATAAAAACATGAGTAAAGACGTCAATATCTTTTCGCCCATAACTGGTCAATATGTCAAAATTGAAGATATTCCAGACCCTGTATTTGCTCAAAAAATGATGGGTGAAGGTTTCGGCATTCAACCTACTGAGGGATTAGTTGTCTCACCCGTTGAAGGTATTGTAGACAATGTTTTCCCAACAAAACATGCAATCGGTCTTAAAACTGATAATGGTCTAGAAGTACTTGTTCACATTGGTATTGATACCGTTCAATTAAATGGTGAAGGTTTCGAAATGTTTGTAAGTAGCGGCGATCGTGTCTCTGTTGGTGATAAGTTAGTTCAATTTGATATTGACTTTATTAATCAAAATGCCAAATCTACTATTTCACCTGTTATTATTACAAATACAGATAGTACAGAATCTATCGAAGTCCTTGATTCTGAATCACTGAAAAGAGGCGAATCTAAAGTGATAGATGTGAAGTTATCATAA
- a CDS encoding phosphatase PAP2 family protein, translated as MNHWKRISLLIIFTLIFSTIALFHESRIGKWIDNEVYTFIYSSESFISTSIFFGATQIGEVWAMMTLSLLTVALLMLYRYKVEALFFALTMILSGVSNPILKNIFDRERPTLLRLIDISGFSFPSGHAMGSTAFFGSLIYICHRVLKGKSKSFIIALCAMLIVLISTSRVYLGVHYPTDILAGIVGGVFCIILSQLILRKPLQL; from the coding sequence TTGAATCACTGGAAAAGAATCTCATTATTAATTATTTTTACTTTAATCTTTTCTACAATAGCTTTATTTCATGAGTCACGCATTGGAAAATGGATTGACAATGAAGTATATACTTTTATATATTCTTCTGAAAGTTTCATATCAACTTCCATCTTCTTTGGTGCTACTCAAATTGGTGAAGTTTGGGCAATGATGACGTTATCATTATTAACAGTAGCATTATTGATGCTATATCGATATAAAGTTGAAGCACTATTCTTTGCGTTAACTATGATTTTGTCAGGTGTTTCAAATCCAATTTTAAAAAATATTTTTGATAGAGAACGCCCTACATTGTTAAGATTAATTGATATATCAGGTTTTAGTTTCCCGAGTGGACACGCTATGGGATCTACTGCTTTTTTTGGTAGCCTAATTTATATTTGTCATCGAGTCCTAAAAGGGAAATCCAAATCTTTCATCATTGCTTTATGCGCAATGTTAATTGTGTTAATTTCTACGTCCCGTGTTTATTTAGGCGTGCACTACCCAACTGATATATTGGCAGGCATCGTCGGCGGTGTCTTTTGTATTATATTGTCACAGCTCATACTTAGAAAACCATTACAGCTATAA
- a CDS encoding HAMP domain-containing sensor histidine kinase gives MKQSTLKTKWTLVTTIITFLIIFIFCLLIIYAISSLLKQNELTKAENSLDDVLNLLDTKPFNDISAIEYNSVTDSYQKVIIFNQNGHQLVENSNTTNIEYSPPFKKYHIRNIKIINSQNNSYVVVFSPVDTDYFSGYVVIVHSLDVYEDLLNFITYLALIFGLIALFVTAMISYIFSSQVTKPLNIITEKMTQIRRDGFQEKLHIQTNYDETDALIDTFNNMMIKLEDSFNQQRQFVEDASHELRTPLQIIQGHLNLIQRWGKKDPLVLEESLNISIEEINRITKLVEELLMLTKDDVRLYENIIEQVDVNDEIKNRIKALQKLHKDYQFNFKTNQEKIFLNINSFHLEQILLIFIDNAIKYDKINKKIIIETRLINNRLMICITDYGMGIPIKDQAHIFNRFYRVDKSRSRQQGGNGLGLSIAQKIVNHYNGHISVKSELGQFTTFTITFNEI, from the coding sequence ATGAAACAATCAACTTTAAAAACAAAGTGGACTTTGGTCACAACTATCATCACATTTTTAATTATTTTTATTTTTTGTTTACTCATCATATATGCCATCAGCAGCTTGCTTAAGCAAAATGAATTGACGAAAGCTGAAAACAGCTTAGATGATGTATTGAATTTATTAGACACTAAGCCATTCAATGATATCAGTGCAATTGAATATAATTCCGTAACGGATAGTTATCAAAAAGTGATTATATTCAATCAAAATGGGCATCAACTCGTAGAAAATTCAAATACAACTAATATTGAATATAGTCCACCTTTTAAAAAATATCATATTCGCAATATTAAAATCATAAATTCACAAAATAATTCTTATGTAGTTGTCTTTAGTCCAGTAGATACCGATTATTTCAGCGGTTATGTCGTCATCGTCCATTCACTTGATGTTTATGAAGATTTATTAAATTTTATTACTTATTTAGCTTTAATTTTTGGTTTAATAGCTTTATTTGTAACAGCAATGATAAGCTATATTTTTTCATCACAAGTAACAAAACCTTTGAATATTATTACCGAAAAAATGACTCAAATTAGGCGCGATGGCTTTCAAGAAAAGTTACATATTCAAACAAATTATGATGAAACAGATGCCCTTATCGATACTTTCAATAATATGATGATTAAACTTGAAGATTCCTTTAATCAACAGCGACAATTTGTTGAAGATGCTTCTCATGAATTACGAACACCGTTGCAAATTATTCAAGGTCATTTAAATTTAATACAACGATGGGGTAAAAAAGATCCCCTCGTCCTTGAAGAATCACTGAATATTTCTATAGAAGAAATTAATCGTATAACGAAGCTTGTAGAAGAATTATTAATGCTAACTAAAGATGATGTACGTTTATATGAAAATATAATAGAACAAGTAGATGTTAATGATGAGATAAAAAATCGCATTAAAGCTTTGCAAAAATTGCATAAGGATTATCAATTCAATTTTAAAACTAATCAAGAGAAAATTTTTCTAAACATCAACTCCTTTCATCTTGAGCAAATATTGCTTATTTTTATAGACAACGCGATAAAATATGACAAAATCAATAAAAAAATCATCATTGAAACTCGTTTAATTAATAATAGACTCATGATTTGCATAACAGATTACGGAATGGGCATACCTATCAAAGACCAAGCACATATATTCAACCGTTTTTATCGCGTAGACAAATCAAGGTCACGTCAACAAGGCGGCAACGGCTTAGGACTATCAATTGCCCAAAAAATTGTAAATCATTACAACGGCCATATTTCTGTAAAAAGTGAATTGGGTCAATTCACAACATTTACAATTACATTTAATGAAATTTAG
- a CDS encoding S41 family peptidase, giving the protein MEFNLASFSLYSRKGTIHLNPDQSSQSDEKKTHYITLRHFIISIFITIILTLLVTSSLFYLYIQYNQQNQVQANSQKLSKVYELIANDYYKKQDKDDLVNQAIKGMTNSLHDPYTEYLTKEETDSFNENISGDFVGIGAEMEQKGDKIYIATPLKDSPAEKAGLKPKDELVKIDNKSIKGQKLSAIIPKVRGKKGSEVQLTIQRNNDQKTFSIKRDTVHVESVKHEKHQGVDVFKISKFQQGTSGELKLAIQDALQKGSKHIILDLRNNPGGLLDEAVKMANIFLEKDQVVVQLEKDGQNEKIRTSNAPLKNIDQVNVSILLNKGSASASEVFAGALKDHKIAQIYGETSFGKGIVQTTREFSDGSLLKFTEMKWLTPHHHYIHNKGIAPDVQIKGAAYEDIKEIPNDQVFKLGDDNVNVRSIKIGLKALNYDINNLNNYYDESLEQAVISFQKQNNIPVNGEFDSETNRAFIEQLVQKSSKEDSVLDKMIQKLKS; this is encoded by the coding sequence ATGGAATTCAATCTTGCTTCTTTTTCACTCTATTCCAGAAAGGGGACAATTCATTTGAATCCAGATCAATCATCTCAGTCAGATGAAAAGAAAACCCATTACATAACGTTACGTCATTTTATTATAAGTATATTTATTACAATTATACTGACCTTATTGGTAACAAGCAGTCTTTTTTACCTTTACATTCAGTATAATCAGCAAAATCAAGTACAGGCTAATTCACAAAAACTCTCAAAGGTTTATGAACTTATAGCCAATGATTATTATAAAAAGCAAGATAAAGATGACCTGGTTAACCAAGCCATTAAAGGGATGACAAATAGTTTACATGACCCTTACACTGAATACTTAACTAAGGAAGAAACAGATTCTTTTAATGAAAATATTTCAGGTGATTTCGTCGGCATTGGTGCAGAAATGGAACAAAAAGGGGATAAAATTTATATAGCTACACCTTTAAAAGACTCACCCGCTGAAAAAGCAGGACTAAAACCTAAAGATGAACTAGTTAAAATTGATAACAAATCTATTAAAGGGCAAAAACTAAGTGCCATTATTCCAAAAGTACGTGGTAAAAAAGGCTCAGAAGTTCAGTTAACTATTCAACGAAACAACGATCAAAAAACGTTTAGTATTAAACGAGACACTGTTCATGTAGAAAGTGTTAAACATGAAAAGCACCAAGGTGTAGATGTCTTTAAAATTAGTAAATTTCAACAAGGTACTTCTGGAGAACTTAAACTGGCTATTCAAGATGCTTTACAAAAAGGCTCTAAGCACATCATTCTTGATTTAAGAAACAATCCAGGTGGCCTGTTAGATGAAGCTGTAAAGATGGCTAATATATTCCTAGAAAAAGACCAAGTCGTAGTCCAATTGGAAAAAGATGGTCAGAATGAGAAAATTCGCACCTCTAATGCGCCCCTTAAAAATATAGACCAAGTTAATGTATCGATATTACTTAACAAAGGATCAGCCAGTGCTTCGGAGGTTTTTGCAGGTGCATTAAAAGATCATAAGATAGCTCAAATTTATGGCGAAACGTCTTTTGGTAAAGGAATCGTGCAAACTACACGTGAGTTTAGTGATGGTTCCCTATTGAAGTTCACTGAAATGAAATGGCTTACACCACATCATCACTATATTCATAATAAAGGGATTGCACCTGATGTACAAATTAAGGGCGCAGCTTATGAAGATATTAAAGAAATCCCAAATGACCAAGTTTTTAAATTAGGAGACGATAATGTTAATGTTCGATCAATTAAAATTGGACTCAAAGCCCTGAACTATGATATAAACAACTTGAACAATTATTATGATGAATCTTTAGAGCAAGCTGTGATTTCATTTCAAAAACAAAACAACATTCCTGTAAATGGAGAATTTGATAGTGAAACCAATCGTGCCTTTATCGAACAGTTGGTTCAAAAGTCATCAAAAGAAGATTCAGTGCTAGACAAAATGATTCAAAAACTAAAATCTTAA